AAGTCGGCCGACAGGATGCTCGGTGAGATGCGGATGCCCATGTGCACAAGGTACCGAGACCTGCGCGGCGCACGCACCGAGAGCGGGTCAGCGGCGGCGCAGCACCGCGATGAACATGGCGTCTGTGCCGTGCTCATGCGGCCAGAGCTGTACGTACGGCCCGGCGATGTCGGGCACCTGCGGCAGCAGCGCGGCCGCGTCGACCCGTTCGATGTCATCACGTTTCGCCAACAGGGACTCGACGATCTCGGTTGTCTCGCGACGATGCGGTGAGCAGGTCGCGTACGTGATCACCCCGCCGCGGCGCGTCGAGTCGACCGCGCTGTCGAGCAGCTCACGCTGCAACGCGGTGAGCCCATCGAGGCTCGCTTCGGTACGGCGCCAACGCGCTTCCGGCCGCCGCCGTAGCGCACCGAGCCCTGTGCAGGGCGCATCGACGAGGACGCGGTCGAACGTCTCGGACGCCCAGTCCGGCTCTCGGCCGTCGGTGTTCGTGACGGTGACGTTGGTGAGCTCGCGTACGGCCTTTCGGACGAGCTCGGCGCGATGTGGTTGGAGTTCGTTGGCCGTCACGCTCGCCGACCGCTCCCCCGCGATCGCTCCGAGCAGAGCAGCCTTGCCTCCGGGGCCGGCGCAGAGGTCGAGCCAGGTCGTGTCGGTGCCGTCGACCGGAGCCGTTGCGGCGGCGATCGCAACCAGCTGGGAGCCTTCGTCCTGCACGCCGACTCGGCCGTCGCGGACTCCGCTCAGCCCGCCCGGCATCCCGCCAGGCAGTTGATACGCGTACGGCGACAGCGCGCCCGGCGTCGCACCTACCGCTTCGAGTTCCTCGCGGTCGGCGTCTCCGATGCCCGGACGAGCTGCGAGGGTCACTCGCGGAGCCGCGTTGTCTGCCTCGAGGACCCGCTCCAGCGCATCGGCGTCACCGTCGAGCGCATCCAGCATCGCCGCGACGATCCAGTCTGGATGCGAATGCACGACAGCGAGATAGCCGAGCAGATCGCGCGTACGGTCGGGTGCGACACGCTGCATCCACGTCGGCAGGTCGCTCTTGGCCACCTTGCGCAGAACGGCGTTGACGAATGCCGCGGGCCGGTGACCGACCTGTGCGCGCACCAGGTCGACGCTCGTCGAGACCGCCGCATGGCTCGGCGTACGCAGCGACAGCAGCTGATGTGCGCCGAGTCGCAGAACGTCGCGTACCGGCGGGTCGACGGCTGCCAGTCCCTTCGAGGTCGTCTGCTCGAGGATCGCGTCGTACGTGCCCTGCCGGCGGATGGTGCCGTGCGTGAGCTCGGTTGCGAACGCCGCTTCCCGCCCCGCCAGGCCGGCATCGGTGATCAGCTTCGGCAGCAGCAGGTTCACGTACGAATCGCGCTCGTCGACGGCGCGCATGACCTCCCAAGCGATCCGGCGTGCCGGGTCAACCTTCGGCATCGAACCTCGCTTCGCCGGTCAGGCGTGCGCCTCGCGCCCAGTCGGCCGCGGGCATCGGCTTCTTGCCGCGCGGCTGGACGGTGCCGAGCTCGACTTCGACGCTGCCGGTGCCGACGTGCACCGAACGTTTGCCGGCACGGATCTCACCCGGTCGGAGCGTGTCTTCGGCGCCGATGCGTACGGGACCGATCTTGACCCTGGTGCCGTCGAGGGTTGTCCAGGCGCCGGGCTCGGGCGTGTACGCGCGAATGCGTCGATCGACCAGCTGGGCCGGCTCCGTCCACCGGACGTGCGCATCGTCGACCTCGATCTTCGATGCGTACGAGGACCCATCGGGCGGCTGCTCGCGCGCTTCGATGTCGCCAGCCTCGATGTGGTCGAGAGTGTCGACGAGGAGCTTGGCGCCCGACTCCGCCAGCCGCGCGAGCAGATCGCCCGAGGTGTCGCTCGCACGTACGGCCTCGGTCGTGACTCCGAAAGTCGGGCCCGCGTCGAGCTCCTTCACGATCCGAAACGTCGTCGCACCGGTGATCTCGTCGCCAGCGAGCAGCGCATGCTGGACGGGCGCCGCTCCGCGCCATGCCGGCAGCACCGAGAAGTGCAGGTTGACCCAGCCGTGCTCGGGAATGTCGAGCGCCGATTGGGGTAGCAGCGCGCCGTACGCGACCACCGGACAGCAGTCGGGAGCCAAGTCGCGAAGCCGCGTGAGGAAGCCCTCGTCGCCCGCGCGCTCGGGCTTGAGCGTCTCGAGATCGCGTTCGGCGGCCCATTCGGCGACCGGCGAGGCCACCAGCTTGCGCCCGCGGCCCGTCGGCGCATCGGGACGCGTGACGACCGCGACGAGCTCGTGCCCGCTCGCGGCGATCGCATCGAGCGGGGGCAGGGCCACATCGGGGGTTCCGGCGAAGACAACACGCACCGGGCAAGCGTATCGACCCCGGATTCCCCCAACGCTGAGACGTGAAAAGTACCCCGCTGACACGCGACAAATGTCGCCTCGACACGAGACGTCTACCACGCAGAACTCACGTCTGAGCGTGCTGGAACTCGCGTGTCAGCGTGATGGTTCTCGCGTGTCAGCGTGATGGTTCAGGAGAGCGCG
The sequence above is drawn from the Nocardioidaceae bacterium SCSIO 66511 genome and encodes:
- the fmt gene encoding methionyl-tRNA formyltransferase, which translates into the protein MRVVFAGTPDVALPPLDAIAASGHELVAVVTRPDAPTGRGRKLVASPVAEWAAERDLETLKPERAGDEGFLTRLRDLAPDCCPVVAYGALLPQSALDIPEHGWVNLHFSVLPAWRGAAPVQHALLAGDEITGATTFRIVKELDAGPTFGVTTEAVRASDTSGDLLARLAESGAKLLVDTLDHIEAGDIEAREQPPDGSSYASKIEVDDAHVRWTEPAQLVDRRIRAYTPEPGAWTTLDGTRVKIGPVRIGAEDTLRPGEIRAGKRSVHVGTGSVEVELGTVQPRGKKPMPAADWARGARLTGEARFDAEG
- a CDS encoding rRNA cytosine-C5-methyltransferase — encoded protein: MPKVDPARRIAWEVMRAVDERDSYVNLLLPKLITDAGLAGREAAFATELTHGTIRRQGTYDAILEQTTSKGLAAVDPPVRDVLRLGAHQLLSLRTPSHAAVSTSVDLVRAQVGHRPAAFVNAVLRKVAKSDLPTWMQRVAPDRTRDLLGYLAVVHSHPDWIVAAMLDALDGDADALERVLEADNAAPRVTLAARPGIGDADREELEAVGATPGALSPYAYQLPGGMPGGLSGVRDGRVGVQDEGSQLVAIAAATAPVDGTDTTWLDLCAGPGGKAALLGAIAGERSASVTANELQPHRAELVRKAVRELTNVTVTNTDGREPDWASETFDRVLVDAPCTGLGALRRRPEARWRRTEASLDGLTALQRELLDSAVDSTRRGGVITYATCSPHRRETTEIVESLLAKRDDIERVDAAALLPQVPDIAGPYVQLWPHEHGTDAMFIAVLRRR